Proteins found in one Methylosinus sp. PW1 genomic segment:
- a CDS encoding class I SAM-dependent methyltransferase, with protein MTASPEEIAAGQAVYTPAVLRLYDLLVLGLSNRFVWKCPTPRLRALYDAHVSGNHLDVGVGTGYYLDHCRFPAAAPRVALMDLNADALRFAAARIARYSPESYRRNVLEPIAFDAPKFDSVGVNYLLHCLPGAIAEKAVVFDHLKALTNEGAVFFGSTLLQGGVERSCVARRLMEFYNRKGVFSNRDDDLDGLRDALERRFRNVQIDIVGCAAVFVAHD; from the coding sequence ATGACCGCCAGTCCCGAAGAGATCGCCGCCGGCCAAGCCGTCTACACGCCCGCGGTTCTGCGGCTCTACGATCTGCTGGTGCTCGGCCTCTCCAACCGCTTCGTCTGGAAATGTCCGACGCCGCGCCTACGCGCGCTCTATGACGCGCATGTGTCGGGCAATCATCTCGATGTCGGCGTCGGCACGGGCTATTACCTCGACCATTGCCGCTTTCCCGCCGCCGCGCCGCGCGTCGCGCTGATGGATTTGAACGCAGATGCGCTGCGCTTCGCGGCGGCGCGCATCGCGCGCTATTCGCCGGAGAGCTATCGCCGCAATGTGCTGGAGCCGATCGCTTTCGACGCGCCGAAATTCGACTCCGTGGGCGTCAATTATCTGCTGCATTGCCTGCCGGGCGCGATAGCGGAAAAGGCCGTCGTCTTCGACCATCTGAAGGCGCTGACGAATGAGGGCGCCGTCTTTTTCGGCTCGACCTTGCTGCAAGGCGGCGTCGAGCGTTCCTGCGTGGCGCGGCGGCTGATGGAATTTTACAATCGTAAAGGCGTGTTCTCGAACAGAGACGACGATCTCGATGGGTTGCGCGATGCGCTCGAGCGACGCTTCCGCAATGTCCAGATCGACATTGTCGGCTGCGCCGCCGTGTTCGTCGCGCATGATTGA
- a CDS encoding replicative DNA helicase, which produces MPAIEPLPGPRPFSVAPLDAPAYRTPPHNIEAEQALLGAILINNDAFDRVSDFLRSEHFSEDLHRRIFEVLSQIIRAGRIATVVTLKTHLGDIELPGGVPMQTYLAGLAREATTIINAEDYGRTIHDLAVRRELIVIGEDIVNSAYDAAVDQAPRQQIEEAERKLYAVAETGRYDGGFQRFADALSTAMDMASSAYQRDGHLSGVATGLVDLDEKMGGLQKSDLIIVAGRPGMGKTALATNIAFNIAKSYVPEQQPDGSIKAANGGIVGFFSLEMSAEQLATRVIAEQSGVPSYKIRRGDINEDDFRRIAEAAREMQSVPFFIDQSGGISIAQLTARARRLKRQRGLDLLVVDYLQLLSGSKSRGDNRVQELTEITTGLKALAKELAVPIIALSQLSRQVESRDDKRPQLSDLRESGSIEQDADVVMFVYREEYYLRNREPREGTEEHIAWQNEMERVHGRAEAILGKQRHGPTGTVTLSFEAEVTRFSNLAEEDKLPARM; this is translated from the coding sequence ATGCCAGCAATCGAACCGTTGCCGGGTCCGCGGCCTTTTTCGGTCGCGCCACTCGACGCGCCCGCCTATCGCACGCCGCCGCACAATATCGAGGCCGAGCAGGCGCTGCTCGGAGCCATACTCATCAACAATGACGCCTTCGATCGCGTCTCCGATTTTCTACGCTCCGAACATTTCTCCGAGGATTTGCACCGACGCATCTTCGAGGTTTTGTCGCAGATCATTCGCGCCGGACGCATCGCCACGGTCGTGACTCTGAAGACGCATTTGGGCGACATAGAGCTTCCCGGCGGCGTGCCGATGCAGACCTATCTCGCGGGCCTCGCGCGCGAGGCGACGACGATCATCAACGCCGAGGACTATGGCCGCACGATCCATGATCTCGCCGTACGGCGCGAGCTGATCGTCATCGGCGAGGATATCGTCAATTCCGCCTACGACGCGGCCGTCGATCAAGCCCCACGCCAGCAGATAGAGGAAGCCGAACGCAAGCTCTATGCGGTGGCCGAAACCGGTCGCTATGACGGCGGCTTTCAGCGCTTCGCCGACGCGCTCTCCACCGCCATGGATATGGCGAGCAGCGCCTATCAGCGCGACGGGCATCTCTCCGGCGTCGCCACTGGCCTCGTCGATCTCGACGAGAAAATGGGCGGGCTGCAGAAGTCCGATCTCATCATCGTCGCCGGACGTCCTGGCATGGGCAAGACGGCGCTGGCCACCAATATCGCCTTCAATATCGCCAAATCCTATGTGCCGGAGCAGCAGCCGGACGGCTCGATCAAGGCTGCGAATGGCGGCATCGTCGGCTTCTTCTCGCTGGAAATGTCGGCCGAGCAATTGGCGACGCGCGTCATCGCCGAGCAATCCGGCGTGCCCTCCTACAAGATCCGCCGCGGCGACATCAACGAAGACGACTTCCGCCGCATCGCCGAGGCGGCGCGCGAGATGCAGAGCGTGCCCTTCTTCATCGATCAGAGCGGCGGCATTTCCATCGCCCAGCTCACCGCGCGGGCGCGACGCCTGAAGCGCCAGCGCGGGCTCGATCTGCTCGTCGTGGACTATCTTCAGCTGCTCTCCGGCTCCAAATCGCGCGGCGACAATCGCGTGCAGGAGCTGACCGAGATCACCACGGGCCTGAAGGCGCTGGCCAAGGAGCTGGCGGTGCCGATCATCGCGCTCTCGCAGCTGTCGCGTCAGGTCGAGAGCCGCGACGACAAGCGTCCGCAGCTCTCCGACCTTCGCGAATCGGGCTCGATCGAGCAGGACGCCGACGTGGTGATGTTCGTCTATCGTGAGGAATATTATCTGCGCAATCGCGAGCCGCGCGAAGGCACGGAGGAGCATATCGCCTGGCAGAACGAGATGGAGCGCGTGCATGGGCGCGCCGAGGCGATTCTCGGCAAGCAGCGTCACGGCCCCACGGGAACGGTGACGCTCTCCTTCGAGGCGGAGGTGACGCGCTTCTCCAATCTCGCCGAGGAGGACAAGCTGCCGGCGCGCATGTGA
- a CDS encoding DUF2232 domain-containing protein, which produces MPQLLPERKKLPVPDNGDFSFSQIFASIGGGLAGAAVFAVLTKGTSASVLFAFLAPLPISIVALGFGLRHGATAGLIATGLLSIWPNPIFGLVYAFLVAVPALAAAYVVSGANWRGRELVTSHAPAWAVLAAGGVVAAAVSAAVAIAAIRFGSLDEALNPLRARAFMAIEDLIRTQELGDKLDASQLSALVVFAFPATLAALALFSHALNLWGAGLLARASEALPRPWPDIAQEFVLPRAAAGAFLAACALAYLGDLAGEIGLVIAETLGLALAMQGLAVVHFLLRGTRIGGVTLTVIYIVIGLFAWPIVLFTVIGVADAAFSFRSRKQAAQARRG; this is translated from the coding sequence ATGCCCCAGCTTCTACCCGAACGCAAGAAACTGCCCGTTCCCGACAACGGCGACTTTTCGTTCTCGCAGATCTTCGCCTCCATCGGCGGCGGTCTCGCGGGCGCGGCCGTGTTCGCCGTCCTCACCAAGGGCACTTCGGCGTCGGTTCTGTTCGCCTTTCTCGCGCCGCTGCCGATCTCCATCGTCGCGCTCGGCTTCGGCCTGCGCCATGGCGCGACCGCGGGCCTCATCGCGACCGGCCTGCTGTCGATCTGGCCCAATCCGATCTTCGGCCTCGTCTACGCTTTTCTGGTCGCGGTGCCGGCGCTCGCCGCCGCCTATGTCGTCTCTGGAGCCAATTGGCGCGGCCGCGAGCTGGTGACGTCCCATGCGCCGGCCTGGGCTGTGCTCGCCGCCGGCGGCGTGGTCGCGGCCGCCGTCTCGGCGGCGGTCGCCATAGCGGCGATTCGCTTCGGCAGCCTCGACGAGGCACTGAACCCGCTGCGGGCTCGCGCCTTCATGGCGATCGAGGATCTCATCCGCACGCAGGAGCTCGGCGACAAGCTCGACGCCAGCCAGCTTTCAGCGCTCGTCGTCTTCGCCTTTCCGGCGACGCTCGCGGCGCTCGCTTTGTTCAGCCATGCGCTCAATCTGTGGGGCGCTGGCCTGCTCGCCCGCGCCTCCGAGGCGCTGCCGCGGCCCTGGCCCGACATTGCGCAGGAATTCGTGCTGCCGCGCGCGGCGGCCGGAGCCTTTCTCGCCGCCTGCGCCCTCGCCTATCTCGGCGACCTCGCCGGCGAGATCGGGCTGGTGATCGCCGAGACGCTCGGCCTCGCTCTGGCGATGCAGGGCCTCGCCGTCGTTCACTTTCTGCTGCGCGGGACGCGCATCGGCGGCGTGACGCTCACCGTCATCTATATCGTCATCGGCCTGTTCGCCTGGCCGATCGTCCTATTCACCGTCATCGGCGTCGCCGATGCGGCGTTTTCGTTCCGAAGCCGCAAGCAGGCGGCGCAGGCGCGGCGCGGCTGA
- the rplI gene encoding 50S ribosomal protein L9, whose protein sequence is MVDVILLERVAKLGQMGDTVRVRDGYARNFLLARGKALRATENNKKHFETQRAQIEARNLTARKEAEAVAEKLEGQTFVIIRQAGESGHLYGSVAPRDISDAATAGGFSLNRNQIDLQHPIKALGLHNVPVNLHPEIEVKIIVNVARSAEEAERQARGEAAATREETTLDDLGLEVGAALAEAGDVEL, encoded by the coding sequence ATGGTCGATGTCATTCTGCTGGAGCGCGTGGCCAAGCTCGGCCAGATGGGCGACACCGTTCGCGTGCGCGACGGCTATGCGCGCAACTTCCTGCTCGCGCGCGGCAAGGCGCTGCGCGCCACGGAAAACAACAAGAAGCATTTCGAGACGCAGCGCGCTCAGATCGAGGCGCGCAACCTCACCGCCCGCAAGGAGGCCGAGGCCGTCGCCGAGAAGCTCGAGGGTCAGACCTTCGTCATCATTCGCCAGGCCGGCGAGAGCGGCCATCTCTATGGCTCTGTGGCCCCACGCGACATTTCCGACGCGGCGACCGCGGGCGGCTTCTCGCTCAACCGCAATCAGATCGACCTCCAGCATCCGATCAAGGCGCTCGGCCTGCATAATGTGCCGGTGAATCTGCATCCCGAGATCGAGGTGAAGATCATCGTCAACGTCGCTCGCTCCGCCGAAGAGGCCGAACGTCAGGCGCGCGGCGAGGCCGCCGCCACGCGCGAGGAGACGACGCTCGATGATCTCGGCCTCGAGGTCGGCGCCGCTCTGGCCGAGGCCGGCGACGTCGAGCTCTGA
- a CDS encoding Uma2 family endonuclease, with protein sequence MSVPPKTKMTAEEFVVWAECQPGRHELVDGEVFVQAAERIAHAKAKLAVFVALQDAVRRASAPCHVLPDGMAVRVDATTVFEPDAQLYCGPELPPDTMLIETPLIVVDALSPSTGRNDALGKLVGYFRIESVAHYLIVDPDSPLVIHHRRGEGSDILTRVIHDGDITLDPPGLVFPLSALYGEAR encoded by the coding sequence ATGAGCGTTCCGCCGAAGACGAAAATGACCGCCGAAGAGTTCGTGGTCTGGGCCGAATGTCAGCCGGGCCGTCACGAGCTCGTCGACGGCGAGGTCTTCGTCCAGGCGGCGGAGAGAATCGCTCATGCAAAAGCGAAGCTTGCCGTCTTCGTCGCGCTGCAGGATGCTGTGCGCCGCGCAAGCGCTCCGTGCCATGTGTTGCCGGATGGAATGGCGGTGCGCGTCGATGCGACGACGGTCTTCGAGCCGGATGCGCAGCTCTATTGCGGACCGGAGCTGCCGCCGGACACGATGCTGATCGAGACGCCTCTCATCGTCGTCGACGCGCTCTCGCCGTCCACGGGGCGCAATGACGCTCTCGGTAAGCTCGTCGGATATTTTCGCATAGAGAGCGTCGCGCATTATCTCATCGTCGATCCAGATTCGCCGCTGGTGATTCATCATCGTCGCGGGGAGGGGAGCGATATTCTGACTCGCGTCATTCATGACGGCGACATCACGCTCGATCCGCCCGGCCTCGTCTTTCCGCTCTCCGCGCTCTATGGCGAAGCGCGTTAG
- a CDS encoding glutathione S-transferase, with product MPILRYSAASPYARKCRIVAEMLGLGLGASVELVGADTTNPADSLRAQNPLGKVPVLILDSGETIYDSRVICEYFDLLAGGKLIPHDPAARIAALTLQALGDGMNDAALLIRYEGTRPEALRSADWIALQSGKLDRALSALDAAPPAGPATIGHVAVAAALGYLDLRFEGAWRAKYPALLAWLDAFSREVPAFEATRVA from the coding sequence ATGCCCATTCTACGCTATTCCGCGGCTTCGCCCTACGCCCGCAAGTGCCGCATCGTCGCCGAGATGCTCGGCCTCGGCCTCGGCGCGAGCGTCGAGCTCGTCGGCGCCGACACGACAAATCCTGCCGATTCGCTGCGCGCGCAAAACCCGCTCGGCAAGGTGCCCGTGCTCATCCTCGACAGCGGCGAGACCATCTATGACAGCCGTGTGATCTGCGAATATTTCGATCTTCTCGCCGGCGGCAAGCTCATTCCGCACGATCCCGCCGCGCGAATCGCGGCGCTGACGCTGCAGGCGCTCGGCGACGGCATGAACGACGCCGCGCTGCTCATTCGTTACGAGGGGACCCGGCCGGAGGCTCTGCGCTCCGCCGATTGGATCGCGCTGCAGAGCGGCAAGCTCGACCGCGCTTTGTCGGCGCTCGACGCCGCGCCGCCGGCCGGCCCGGCGACGATCGGCCATGTGGCCGTCGCCGCCGCGCTCGGCTATCTCGATCTGCGTTTCGAAGGCGCCTGGCGCGCGAAATATCCCGCGCTCCTCGCCTGGCTCGACGCATTTTCGCGCGAGGTTCCGGCCTTCGAGGCGACGCGCGTCGCCTAG